From one Streptomyces sp. NBC_01478 genomic stretch:
- the bldD gene encoding transcriptional regulator BldD: MSSEYAKQLGAKLRAIRTQQGLSLHGVEEKSQGRWKAVVVGSYERGDRAVTVQRLAELADFYGVPVQELLPGTTPGGAAEPPPKLVLDLERLAHVPAEKAGPLQRYAATIQSQRGDYNGKVLSIRQDDLRTLAVIYDQSPSVLTEQLISWGVLDADARRAVSHEEN; this comes from the coding sequence CGGGGCCAAGCTCCGGGCCATCCGCACCCAGCAGGGCCTTTCCCTCCACGGTGTCGAGGAGAAGTCACAGGGGCGCTGGAAGGCGGTCGTGGTCGGGTCGTACGAGCGCGGCGACCGCGCCGTCACCGTGCAGCGCCTCGCCGAGTTGGCTGACTTCTACGGGGTTCCGGTGCAGGAGCTGCTGCCGGGCACCACGCCGGGCGGGGCCGCCGAGCCGCCGCCGAAGCTGGTTCTCGACCTGGAGCGGCTGGCCCACGTGCCCGCCGAGAAGGCCGGCCCGCTGCAGCGCTACGCGGCGACGATCCAGTCCCAGCGCGGCGACTACAACGGCAAGGTGCTCTCGATCCGCCAGGACGACCTGCGCACACTCGCCGTCATCTACGACCAGTCCCCCTCGGTCCTCACCGAGCAACTGATCAGTTGGGGCGTGCTGGACGCGGACGCGCGTCGCGCGGTCTCCCACGAGGAGAACTGA